In Vespula pensylvanica isolate Volc-1 chromosome 15, ASM1446617v1, whole genome shotgun sequence, the genomic stretch TGGCCAATTCCACGAGAAGAATCGGCAGGGAGTTGCGAAGGAAAAGACTTCGAGCACGTAAGCTCGACGACAACGGCCTCGAAACGGTTCAACGAAAGACCCGAAGGAACTCCTTCTCGCGATATACTAAAAAATCTCGCGACGTATCCACCGACTCCGCGGTGTCTCGGCGAAACGTTCAAAAATCTAAACGTAAGAGAAACGTTGCTCGTCTCCCTAAGAGCGACAAGGATAAACCGGGGCGTCGGTCAAGGAAGGAAACGAGGTTTGTGCCCGACCGTTAGATTATTCTAAGATCGTAACCCCTCCGAacgttttcttcctcttcgataACGTCTCGCTTCGTTTTCGTTACCCTTAAGGACGGGAAGAATCGAGAAACGAGCCGAGAGAAACGAACCGAACGATCGATTCTCGAAGGAGTCCTTCAAGGAACGTCGGACGATTTCGAAATCAGCCTCGAAAGGGAACGTTCGAAACGATCTCGATCTTAACGATAGAAATTGTTCGGAGAACGAGGAAAAGCGTCAGAACAAACGAGAGCTCAAGGAGGTTCGTAGCGAATTCGTGGGATGCCCGATCCCGAAGCATCGAGCGTTCCTGCTGACGGATCGAGAAAGCGAGTCGAGAGACGAagtcgaagaaggagaaaagagagggaacaACGAGGATCAACTGGACGATTCCGTTTTAAAGAGAAGCGAGGGATAAGAATTTCGAAGGGACGTAATAATCTTCTCGATGCCGCTAGACCACGACGACGCTTTGTCGACGAAAAGTGGATGCTTTCGatccaattttttatattcgctttcagttttatcgttttcttttatttctactcggaatctaaatatatatatttgacaacgctttcgacatttttcgcGCAGACACTTGCGACATTCCTATAGAAGCAAGTAAAACGAAGGGAGGTCGAGCCAAGTGCCAGACGAGACGTGCCGTTTCGGTACGGCTACCTGCCATCGACGGTTGGATCGCCCTCGCGTCGCTTTTCGTTATCGCTTGCTATACGTTCGGAAGTTGGCGATTTGTCTCGAACCATTTCTTCGTACGTCGAATgtcgagggagaaaaaagaaggaaaaaaaagaaaaatatgacaGGTCGGTCGACTTATCGCGGCTAGATCGGTCCTACACATCCCTCGTTCCATCTTTTTCCGATCGTTCGAAAGTTCCTTATCAAACAAAATTACTATCGCGTTTGGACTGGTAAcgaatataatcgaaaaaatacgaaaaaaatatcgaaatacgaACACGAATTTTTACTCCTGACCATCGAACCTCTCTTCTCGTACGGAATTTACGAGCGACCAGCGACGTACGTATTCCAAATTTCaacattattttcctttaagCGCTAATAAGATAGGACGGAACGCCAACGAGATAACGTTACGCGTTAAACAACCAACCTACCTACGGTACGCGCGTTGTGTATAACGACGTGGCATGCCAGTGACCCATATTTCaggtaataatttattccttAAGGTCAGTAGTCAGTGGCATCGATTCTTCTGTATTACGTCCACCTCTCGTCGGCACACTCGTGTTCGGCTTTAGGTctaaaaaggaacgaaacgaaaaaagagattcgCCTCGTCGCCAATTCAGCCGAAAGAGAAGCTCGAGGTTTCGCAATATTTCTCAACTCCAacgaatgatatttatattttgaagttttgcagcagcagcagctccaaataaaaatttcaacgagaaaCAAAGCGCGGAAAAGAATTTGGCCGCCAGGAAGCTCGCCGTAAGCAAATTTTCGTCTTCCGTTGTCTCGTCTctaagaaaaggaacaaaaaaggaaaaggaaaaagtaaaaaaaaagaaaaacggagaaagaaagagtcgcaactgagagaaacgaaggagaaaaagaggaaaggaacgaaagaagcTATCGTCGGGGCGTTGCTTCTATTAACGAAGAATGGGATACAGAAGCGGTAGAAAGAGCAGCAATGGTCGTTCCAAGTTACACGCCGTCAGACGACATCGTCGTAGCTCGAAGAATCGTGCTGCCTTGTCGTCCTGTGTGCACAAATGCGTGGGTAGCGAAGGTGAGCCTCTTGCAGAAACTTTCTTGCACCGAACATCGATCGGACGGTAATTAATTTTCGTCGAGAACGAATGGCCGCTTAAGAAAAcaacgagaaacgaagagaacacGACGGTGACTCGTACCTTTTCACGTCCCtctcttcttaattttttttttttttttttttttatacttttttcctttgtctttCTCGCTAAACGAGTTTTCCAATCGTTCCCGTAAAGTCTTTAAACTAACGATTTTAAAACCAGAGAGCTTTACCCTTCGGAAGTCAAGGTATCGATTGTCTTTCCTCGTGCAACGTTAACGCGGACGTGTTGCTAAACTTTCAGgtttacaaaaaataagaaatcacATAATGAAGGCCCTCAACTTTGGTATCGAGTCCGGATATCTCGTACCAACGGACGCAACCTATAAGATGCTGCGCGTATCCTCCGATTTATTGGAAAAACGGCGAAGTCGAAGAACggagaaaaaggacgaagagacgACGAAATACAGGAGGAAAGGGTCCAAGGATTCGTGGAAATtgcgtgaaaaagaaaataaagaagacga encodes the following:
- the LOC122634463 gene encoding uncharacterized protein LOC122634463, producing MQRERSERYLRMSPFESVSISRASSESEAATLENLREATDAASSNSFVESIGPRSIDASRTLLNKRSILQVINNYIKAGIEEGKRQAKIYIRKALWFGVKSGYLIPADSQGQVLKVSPTLANSTRRIGRELRRKRLRARKLDDNGLETVQRKTRRNSFSRYTKKSRDVSTDSAVSRRNVQKSKRKRNVARLPKSDKDKPGRRSRKETRTGRIEKRAERNEPNDRFSKESFKERRTISKSASKGNVRNDLDLNDRNCSENEEKRQNKRELKEVRSEFVGCPIPKHRAFLLTDRESESRDEVEEGEKRGNNEDQLDDSVLKRSEG